TCGCGGCGGACGTGAATCCGGGAGACCGCATCCTGCTGGACGACGGCCTGCTGGAGCTGAAGGTCCTGGAGACGGACAAGCAGAAGCTCATCAAGACGCAGGTCATCCACGGCGGCGCGCTGAAGAACAACAAGGGCATCAACCTGCCCGGCGTGGCGGTGCGTGCCGACGCGCTGACGCCCAAGGACCGCGAGGACCTGGTCTTCGGCCTCAAGGCGGGCGTGGACTTCATCGCGCTGTCCTTCGTGCGCCAGCCCTCGGACCTGGACGCCGCCCGGCAGGCCATGGCCGAGGTGGGCCGCACGGTGCCCATCATCTCCAAGCTGGAGAAGCCCGAGGCCATCGCCCGGCTGGACGCCATCCTCGACAAGACGGACGGCGTCATGGTGGCCCGTGGCGACCTCGGCGTGGAGATTCCCCCCGAGGAGGTGCCGGCCGTCCAGAAGGACATCATCCGGCGCTCCAACCTGCGGGGCCTGCCCGTCATCGTGGCCACGCAGATGCTGAACTCGATGATTGACAACCCGCGGCCCACGCGCGCCGAGGCGAGCGACGTGGCCAACGCCGTGTTCGACGGCGCGGACGCGGTGATGCTCTCGGGCGAGACGGCGAGCGGCAAGTTCCCGATTGAGTCCGTGCAGATGATGGAGCGCATCATCCTCGCGGCCGAGTCGTCGGCGCGGGTGCAGCCTCCGGCGCGCTACATCGAAGCGCCGCTGGGGCTGCCGCAGCACTTCCCGGACGTGATTGCGCGCGTGGCGTGCGAGGCGGCCCGGGCGAGCGGCGCGTCGCTGATTGCCGCCTTCACCCTGTCGGGCGTGACGGCGCGGCTGCTGGCGCACTACCGGCCGCCGGTGCCGATTGTCGCCTTCAGCCCCAACCAGGAAGTGCGTCGCCGGCTGGCGCTGCTGTGGGGCGTGGTGCCGCGCGTGCTGGAGCCCATCCAGGAGACGGAGGCCATGGTGCGTCGCGTGGAGGAGGAGCTCATCGCGAGGGGCCTGGGCCGCAAGGGCGACCGCATCGTCATCGTCTTCGGAGCGCCGGTGGGGCAGCCGGGGAAGATCAACAGCCTCCGCCTGCACACCATCGGCTGAGCCGGGACGCGTAGCCGGTAGGGCATTGAGGAAAGGGGCCGGCGGGAGGTTTCCGCGGGCCCCTTTCGCGCGTCAGGCCTCCACCTTCGCGCGTCAGGCCTGCTTCTTGTCGTGCAGGGCGCGGCGGGGAATCTCGGCCTCGACGAAGACGGTGAACAGGGCCTTGTCGAGCTGGCCGGAGTCCGCCTCGCGCTTGAGGATGTCGAGCGCGAGGGTGTGGGGCACGGCCTTCTTGTAGGGCCTGTCGCTGGCGGTGAGCGCGTCGTAGATGTCGGAGATGGACATCATCCGGGACTGGATGGGGATGGCCTTCTCGGCGCGCGGGTAGCCGGTGCCGTCCATCTTCTCGTGGTGCGCGTAGGCGATTTCGGGCACGCGGCGCAGCGTGCGCGTCCACGGAATCTGGCTGAGGAAGCGGTAGGTGTGCTCGACGTGGCTCTCGATTTCCCGGCGCTCCTCGGGGGAGAGGGTGCCGCGGGTGATGGAGAGCGACTGGATTTCGCGGGGCAGCAGCAGCGGCTGTGCCTGCCCGTTGGCGTCGTCGAAGCGGAGCTGGCCCAGCTCATGGAGCCGCTCGAAGCCGCCCTGGGCGAGCACGGTGGGGCGGTTGCAGGTGAGGATGAAGTCGAACACCTCGTCGAGCTGCTTCAGCTCGGTGATGAGGCGCTCCTGCTCCTCGCCCTCGATTTCGGGGAGATTCTTGTCGCCGCGGACCTTCACTGCCTCCAACCGGCGGCGGTAGCTCTGGAGCTGCAAATCCTTGCGGGCGAGCTGGAAGCGGGCGCGCAGTCCCTCCAGCTCGTGGGGGTAGAGCTTCTCCGCCTTGACGAGCACCGGCTCGCGCACGCCCACCTTGCCGAAGTCGTGCAGCAGCGACGCGTAGCGCAGCTCCTGGAGCTCCACGGCGGAGAAGCGCACGTGGGCATGGGGCCCGGTGCTCAGGTGCTCCAGGGCCTGGGCCAGCGTCACGGTGAGGTCGGCCACGCGGCCGGAGTGGCCGGCGGTGGTCGGGTCTCTGGCTTCGATGGCGACGACGGAGGCGGAGACGAAGCCCTCGAAGAGGCGGTTGATTTCCTCGTGGAGGAGGGCGTTTTCAATCGCGCCGGCGGCCTGGGCGCCGAGGGCGAGGAGCAGCTCTTCGTCCTCGGCGTTGAAGCTGCCGCCATCGAGCTTGTTGAGGGCCTGGATGACGCCCGTCACCTCGCCGTTGGCGTCGCGCATGGGGACGCAGAGGATGGTCTTCGTCTGGTAGCCGCTGGAGACGTCGAACGAGCGGTTGAAGCGCGGGTCCGAGTAGGCGTCGGGGATGTTGATGACGGTGCCCGTCTGGGCGACCTGGCCGGAGATGCCGCTGCCCACGGGGAGGCGGATTTCGCTCTTGGAGCCCTGGGCGACCTTGCTCCACAGCTCATTGCGCTCGCGGTCGAGGATGAAGAGCGAGCAGCGGTCCGCCTCGACCACCTTGGTGGCTTCGAAGAGGATGAGGGGGAGGAGCAGGTCGAGGTCGCGCTCGGCGCTCATCGCCTTGGCGACGTCCAGGATGGACGTGAGCTTCGCCAGGCGGCGGCTCAGGTCGGGAGTAGGTGACTGGGCGGGCTGGGAAAGCACCGGGGGCGGCTCCGGGTGAAGCGGCCAGCGGCCGCGAGGGCCTCGGGGTTGTAGCACGGCCGACAGGGTGGCTGCCCGGGGGGCCCACCTGCTCGGTCACCTGCTCTTTGGTGGACGTCTGTGGGTACGTTCCCCGCGCCGAGTGACGGGGAGTTGGGTATGAAGCGCCGCATGAGCCGACGCCCCGTTCGCATCTCTCCCTCGTTGCTGTCCTGTGACTTTGGGCGTCTCGCGGAGGAGGTCCGGGCCATCGAAGCCGCCGGAGCCGATTGGATTCACGTGGATGTCATGGATGGCAGGTTCGTCCCGAACATCACGATTGGTCCGGTGGTGGTGGAGGCCATCAAGCGGGTGGCGACGAAGCCGCTGGACGTGCACCTGATGATTGTGGAGCCGGAGCGCTACGTGGAGGCCTTCGCGAAGGCGGGGGCGGACGTGATGACGGTGCACACGGAGGCGAGCCCGCACCTGCACCGGACGCTGCAGCAGATTCGGAAGGCGGGGGCGAAGCCGTCGGTGGTGCTGAACCCGGGCACGCCGCTGTCGGCGATTGAAGAGGTGCTGGGCGACGTGGACATGGTGCTGGTGATGAGCGTGAACCCGGGCTTTGGCGGGCAGAGCTTCATCGAGTCCACGGTGGACAAGGTGCGCCGGCTGCGGGCGATGTTCGACGCGCGAGGGCTGGACACGGACATCGAGGTGGACGGCGGCATCAACGCCGAGACGGCGAAGCGGGTGGTGGACGCCGGGGCCACGGTGCTGGTGGCGGGCAGCTACGTCTTCGGGGCGAAGGACTACGCGCAGGCCATCCGCTCACTGCGGCCGTAGGCGCCAGGCGAGGAGCCTGGAGAGGCCGCGCTGGCACAGGGGCGGACCGCGGAGCGATCAGGCGCGAGCGCGGACGACAGCGGTGGCGAGGCGGGCGACGCGGGTCATGAACGTCGGGTCAAAGGGCTTCACCTCGTAGTCGTCGGCGCCGAGCTCGAAGCAGACGTGACGGGTGAACTGGTCCTCGACGCCGCTGAGGATGATGACCTTGCAGTCGCGGGTGGCGGGGTCCTGCTTGAGCTGGGCGAGCAAATCCCGGCCGTCCTGGTGCTGGTTGATGTCCAGGATGATGACGGCGGGGCGGTGCTGACGGGCCAGCTCGAGGACGCGCTCCGAGGTGGTGTCCGAGATGCACGTCAGCCCGGAGCGCTTCCCCTCGCGCGCGAGCGCGGAGACGATGAGCGGCTCGTCATCGGAGATGAGGACGACGGGGGGGGACGCCATGGAGTCGTGCTGCTGCAATGCAGTGTAACCTTTTTAACGAAGCAAGACTTGTTCCTCTCCGGAAGTACCGGAATGTCGGGGAGTTGGGAAGAGGAGAAGCGGGTCATTCGGGCCATGCGGGTATGTCCGTACCCCGGGCAGGGGAGCAGGTAGGGGGAGGAAGAAAAGGTGATCCGAGGACGTTGACTCAGCCGGGCGGCTCGGGTACTACCGCCCGCGCTTCGCCGGTCCCGAGAAGGAACCACCGGCGGACGGACATATCGGGGAGTGGCTCAGCCTGGTAGAGCACTTGGTTCGGGACCAAGGGGTCGCAGGTTCAAATCCTGTCTCCCCGACCATTCAAAGGGCGCGGAATCCTTGGAGAAATCCTCGGTTCCGCGCCCTTCGTTTTCCGGGGTTGGAGCCCTGCTCACGCCGCGATAGCAGTCCGCTCCATTCCCGCCACTCCATCACCCCCGCTGGTACTCCGCCCTCTATGCCCATGTCTGTGGCGTGGGGGCTGCGGGCAGCCGGTCGAGCGCATCGCTGGGGGCTTCCACAACCAGCTGGCCGTAGGTGTCGGCCGTGAGCCGCAAGTCCGGTGCCAGATGAGGCGTGACTCACTCAACGGGCCTACCCGCTTTGTCGGTGACGACTCCAGTTGTGTCTGAGGCCAAGGCTCGCAAGAGAAGCTTCTGAGGGAGCCGCTCCATCCAAGAGGATTGGCCCTGTAAATGGCCAGCGTTCTCCGCTACCGAGCGTGCCCTGGAGTTCCTGGTGGGTCGAAGGCCAGCGCCCTCTTCATCAGCAGCAAGAAGGTGCGGCAGACCCTGGAGCAGCTGCGCGGACGCGTCGTACTTCACTTCCTGCCGCCCTACTGCCCCCCGGCCAACCGCATTGAGCGCGTGTGGCTCGACCTGCATGCCAACGTCACCCGCAACCACCGCTGCCGCACCATGAATCAGCTGATGGGACGGGTCCACGCCTACCTCGCCGCACGCAACGTCCAGCGCCGTGCCAGTCCATTCCTGCGTCGGGCCGAGCTCAAGCATGCCGCCTGAGCCCGTGCGAGAATCCCGATCCTTCGTTTAGTGGCGGCGCGGCTCGCAATCTCTGCCCATCCGCCGGTGCCCGCAGCCCTCGCACGCCTTGGGTACCAGCTCGACGACGTGCTGCACGGCCTCGGGCGGCAGGAGACTTCTCTCATGCTTTTTGTGCCCGGCTTTGCTTGGTTTTCCATGAGCGAAGAGAGGAGGCAGCGCGCGTCCCGGCCGGGCCCTGCAGAATTTCTGCATCAATTTCCACCTCACGGGCTCATTGCCTGTGAGGCGGGTCGCCGCTCGTCCCACGAGGCGGGCCTCAGCCTTGATGCGTATCAGCCACAGCACCACCCCATTGGAAGTGCTCCTTGTCATCGCGAGCGCGCGCAGGGAGGGCTGTTCGACATTGGCCCCGGCCGCGGCCCTTGTGGACACGTACCTGCCGAACGAACCCCACAACCTGCTCCTGCTCGCGCGGTGCGCGGAACAGCGGAGACAGTGGAGCACCGCAGTGGACTATCTCCGAAGAGCACAAGCCATCGAACCCCACGCCCCGGCCACGGAACGCCAGCTCCAGGAAGCGCTGTCGCGTGAATCATCGGGCGTCGAGGTCGGGGAGGCGCGTCCATGACGCGGCAGCAGCCCACGAGCCGTGCGGGCGCCGGAGCTGCGTCCCTGGTCCGCCGCCGGCTCCTGGGAGGTGCGTTCGCTGGGCTCGCGGCCTTGGGAGGCGTACTTCTGGCCCGCCGGGCGGGGCTGCGATTCTCCTCGGTGCAGGGACCGGACGCGGAACGCGTGCGGGAGGTGCTCTCGTTTCTAGAGGAACATGGGAAGGTGCCAGTCACAGCCTCCGGAGACGGCCGCTGGCAGCTCGAGAAGATCTCCCGAGCAGATGACTTCGAGCTTCGGGTCGTCAGCCGCGCGACCGGCGCCACCGTGGCCTCCACGCGGTCGCCCGACACGCAGCTTGCGCTCTCTTTCTGTCCGAAAGGGCAGACCGTGGCGTTCCTGGCCTGCTCGGGTGGAGATCGGCGCTTTGTCCTGTATCTCCTGGACATCGGCACGGGACGGGTCACCTCCGCCCAGACCCCTGTCACGCGGTCCGCCGCCTCTCCCATCCGCTGGTCACCCGATGGCCAACGCCTGCTCTACACCGTGACGTCGGGTCATTCGCAGACCGTTGTCTTCCACCTTCAAAGCGGCCAGTGGCAGCGCTTGGGGCCTCCCATGACAACGCGCAGCGAGCCGGCGTGGAGTCCGGATGGTCGGCAGATTGCTCTGGTTGGCGCCGAGCAGCCAGGAGCCTTGGCCCTCGTGTCGCTGGACCCGCCAGCCATTCAAACCCTTCACGTGGCCGAGCGGTGCGAACTGCGCCAGGTGTCCTGGCGCCCGGATGGCCAGGCTCTGGCAGCGACCCTTCGTAGGGAGGCCGATGAATATTCTTCCCTGGTCGAGGTGGATCTGCGAACCGGAAGCCAGACCGTGGTGGCCCAGGTGCCGGGGGATGTGAGCGAGCCCAGATACCTCGGCTCCTCCGAGCTCTTGTTCCGAGTGAGCTCCGGGGGAGATGCGAGGCTGATGAGCGCTCGAACCGACACCCAGACGCTGCGCCCCCTGGGGCCGGCCTCCGGCGTGGTGAACATGCGGAGTGGCGCCACCGAAGGGGGGCGTGTCTTCGCGGTGCATGTCGGCCGGACGAGCCCTCCGGCGCTGCTGGAGGTGTCCTCAGGCCAGGAGCCCGTGGTGGTAGCGCGCGCGACGTCGGCGTGGGTCTCCCCGTGTACGGATGTCGAGATTCGCGCGAGGGATGGACTGGGGCTGCCAGCCACCCTGTGGCGCTCGGGCACCCAGGCCGTGTCCAGGCCCGCCGCGCTGGTCGTGGTGCATGGAGGGCCCAGGCTGCAGGAACTGCCGGTATGGGACGCCCGGGTCCAGGTGTTGCTCCGCGCGGGCTGCCATGTGCTGAACCTCAATTATCGAGGCTCGACGGGGTATGGCGCGCGCTTCGAGCGGGCGGGGAACGATCAGGAGCGCACCCTCGATGTCCTGGCCGCGCGTGACTACTGTGTCGCCCAGCTCGGCGTGCCACGCGAGCGCGTGGTTCTTCTTGGCACCAGCTATGGAACATCGCTGGTGGCCGCCGCCTTGGCCGCCGAACCGGATTGCTGCGGCGCGGCCGTCCTGGTGTCCACGGTGAGCCTGGCTCACATCGCCCGCCGCCCCCTACGGGCCTTACCGCGCCTGGTGGCGTTTCACGGCGCGAACGACAATGTGCTCGCGCCCGCACGGGCCCGGCGGGAGATAGAAGAGTGCCTGGGTCCCGAGGCCCTCTCACGCGAAGGGTCGTGGAGCGTCTTCGAGCACGAGGGGCATCACTTTCACCGCCTCCGTTCCTGGTCGCAGGTCTACTCGGCCATCCCTGCTCTCTTGGGCCAGGTCGCTGCTGAACGTGCATGAGGGGTATAGAGAATCGCGCAACTGAGGCCAGCAGCTACGGGCGAGCGGTGGTGGCCGGCGCCGGAGGAGGGATAGCCAGCGCCTCCACCAGCCCCTGTGCCACCGCGGCGGCAAAGGCGTCCAGCGTGCGCTCCTCCTTCCAGCGCTCGTTCTCCTCGTAATCGAGCGCGTGGTACGTCTCGATGATGACCGAGGGGATGCGCGGCCGGCGCAGCACCATGACGCGGCGCTCGGGGACGTGCCGGTCCACGAAGACGCCGGGCTGGGCGGCGTCCCCGTCATACAGCCCCGTGTAGTCCGCGCCGTCATAGGGGCGGAAGCCCGCTGCCTTCATGTGCCGCGCCAGCGCCCGGGCGAGGGAGGCGCGGTGCGTCTTGAGGGGCTCAGCGCCCTCGTCCGACCAGAGCACGCTGTAGCCAGGTGTGGCGTCCTGCCGGGGGCACTGGCGCTCCGGCGTGGCCTGCCAGCGCTGCGCCTGGCCTCGTGCGTCCGAGTGCAGGCTGACGAAGGCGTGCGCCTCCCAGGCCTCCGCCGCCGCCACCCGGGACGGGTAGTCCACGCGCTGCCCGGGGGCGTCGCGGCTGAGCCTCACGACGAAGAGTCCCGTGGCCTCCAGTCGCCGCTGGAGCTCCAACCCGACCCGCAGGGTGAAATCCTGCTCGTCCTCGCAGAGGACGGACCGATTGCCGGTGTTGCCGGGCGCGCCGTGCCCTGCATCCAGGTAGATGCGCTTCTGGCGGAAGCCCCGGGGCACCGTCACCGCGAGCTTCGTGAGTGGAGCGCCAGGCGCGGGCCAGGCGCGGGCAGGGGCCTCGAGGGAGGGAGGCGGCGTCACCTCCATGGGGAGGGCGGGAGACTCGGTGTGGGGAGTGGAACGCACCGGCTCGGCACATCCCGCGAGGAGGGCCAGTCCCAGCAGCATTCGGAGGGGCTTTAGCATAGGGGCGATTGCGACGCCCAGGTGGGGCGCGGCGTTCCCGTCATCCTCGCACAAAGAAATCGGGCAGGCCCCGTGAGGGAACCAGCCCGCTCAGGACTCACCCCCGCCCGGAGCGCCAGGAATCGGATTCCCGCGGCCGCCGGGCGGTGTTGGTGGGCTTCACGAAGGGTGACACGAAGGGTTGCTGAACGCAGGGCGCATGTGGGCATCTGCTGGGTGCATGCCCGAGCCCACTGCCTCCGTGTCGGCTCCCGGGGCCTGCCGGCGTCCAGTCGCGCGTGTCGACGACTCCTCCTCGTGCACCGCGAAGCCCATGATGCGTCGACTGAAGACGTCCACCACCAGGTACAGGTAGAGGAAGGCGCCCTTCACCGGGCCCTTCAGGTAGGTGATGTCCCAGCTCCATACCTGGCCAGGCCCGGTGGCGGTATGCTCGGCCTTCGGCCTGGGCATGGGGGCCTTGGCATGGCCGCGGTGGGCCAGTTGTCCCTCCTGGCGCAGCACCCGGTAGAAGCTCGCCTCGCTGGCCAAGTACTCGCCTCGGTCGGCCAGCCGAAGGCGTTCGTGTACGGCACTGCTTCCTGCCTGCTCTCGCCCCCAGGGCGTCATCTGCTAGGCACGTCAGCCGAGGCGACAAATTCCCTGACACAGGGGGCCATGCCCATCGCTGTCTTCCGTTGGGATGGGGCCACCGACGTCGACTTCAAGTGGTTGGGCTCGCGGGAGATCGAGTAGCCTGCGGCATCCGTGCTCGCGCTTGAGCTCTGAGAAAGACGGAGGGCCGCGAGACGGTTCCGTCCTCATCAACGCACTCCGTGCAAGGCGGAAAGCAATGCGGGGCCATGGAAAGCGCCAGGAAATTCATTCCTCGGATTTATTTCTCCTGAGCTCAAACGGAAAACTTCTCGGAAGCGCCTGATTTTCCTCACGTCCCGCGCCCTTGGAGGGGGGCAATAAATCGGCGCTTCCGAGCAGTCTGAAGATTCTCTGCATCAATTCCCTTCTCGTCGGCTCTCTCAATCTGTTGAGGGGAGTTGCTCGGCCCCACCAAGCGAACCCAGGACGAGCCAAACACCCCTCAGGCAGGACCGGGAAGCAGTGTGTCCGCTGCCCGTGAGTCAGTACAAAAGCTTCACCCACGCTAGATAGACCCCCGATTGGAGAAACATGATGAGAGCGATTACTTCCCTGACGATTGCGCTGGCCTGCATCCTGGCCGCATGCGGCGAGCCGGTACAGGAACTCAACGATGCTCCTGTGGTCAGCCTCCCCATCGAGGGGCTGACCACGCGCGCCTCCTCCCTGGACGAAGACCAGACCTACGATGACTACATCCAGGAAGTCATTGTCCCGGGAACGCTGCTCGACAGCAATAATGATGGTTTCGGCGATTGGTATTTCGATGCGTATGATCCGGACTACCAGTTGTATTTCGGCCAGTTCGAAGCCTCCGCACCGCCTTCTCCCCCTCCCGACACCACTCAATGCTCGAACGCGTGTGCGAATACCTATAACGCCGCCAACGCCCTCTGCAGCAGCATTCCCGACCTGAAGAGGAAGGCGATCTGTTATGCGGCCTCCACCGTCGCATACGCTGGCTGCCTTTGGTATTGCGGCTAGTCAGACCCTCCCCGCTGTAGTCTGCCGTCATTGCTCAACACCTTTCTTGGAGGGTGTTGAGTGATTGCTCGCCCCCCCGACCCAGGAATTCGTATCCACCATGGCCAATGAACCAGGCGAAGCTCAGTCATCTGGAGCAAGGGGGGCGTTCGCATGTCTCGTGGTGGGGTTGTTCGCCACGCTGATGGTGATGGCCCCTCGTGCGTGGCACCTGACGGACCGGTTCGCGTCTCCCAAGGGCGTGCTCTTCCACGCCACCGCACTGGTCGCGGGGGGGGCTTGTCTGGCCTCGGTGCGGCGCTGGAGATTCGACGCCGTGGACGTCTCGGTGGGGGCCTTCGCCGCTCTGGGGATTCTGTCGGCGCTCACCGTCGCGCACAATCCCTGGCTGGCATTGGGCGCGGTGGGAATGACGCTCTCGGGCGGTATCCTGTTCGTGTGTGCGCGGGCATTGGCGGAAGGTGGACGCCGGGGCGCGCTGTTGCTCGCGGTCATGATGGCCGCCGGCCTGCTCGCGTTCTCCATGCTGCTGGAGGCTCATGGCCCCTTGGAGGGCCTCTCGATGAAACGTGCGCCGGGAGGAGTGCTCGGTCACCGTAACCGCGCGGCGCACCTGCTCGTTCTGTCTCTTCCGGTGGCATGGCTCTGTTTCACCCGGGCGCGGGATCGCCGGGTGCTCGGTGTGCTGGCGGCCAACGTGGTGGTCATGGGTGCGGCCATCACGCTCTCCCGCTCCCGCGCTGCGTGGTTGGCCGTCCTGGTCATCGGCCTGGGGATGGTGGGGAGCTGGGCCCTCAGGGCTCGCGACGTCAGCGGGACACGGAAGCGTACCGTGGGCTTCGTGGTGGCCCTGCTGGTAGGCGCGGGCGCGGCGCTCGTCATCCCCAACACCCTGGACTGGCGTACCTCGTACCTGGATACGCTCTCCCGCATCGGCGAGCACCAGGCGGGTTCGGGCCGGGGGCGGTTGGTCCAGTACGCGAACACGCTGCGCATGGTCGCGGAGACTCCTCTGCTGGGAGTGGGGCCTGGAAACTGGATGGTGCACTATCCGCGTTATGCCACCTCCGGGGACCCTTCCCATGCCCCGGACGAGCTCGTGCCAGTGTCTCCGTTGCCGCAGTCGGACTGGATGGGAATGCTCGCCGAGCGGGGCGTGCTCGCCGTGTTGGCACTGGCCACGGTCGCGGGGTTGCTGTTCGTGGAGTGCTGGCGCCGTGCACGCGAGGAGACATGTCCGGAGCCGCGCACCGAGGCGCTCGCGCTGATGGCCGTGCTGGTGGGGCTGCTCGTCCTGGGCGGGTTGGATGCGGTGCTGATGACTCCCACGGCCGCCTTCTTCGTGGCCGTCATCGTGGGAGCGCTCGCACGTCCGCAGCGGGAGTGGGGGGGACTCGGCTCGGGCGCGGTGTGGCGGGGGGCGGCGATGGCCGCGGTATTGATGCTGACGAGTGGCCCTCTCGTGTATGGCACCGTGAAAGGGTGGGCCCGGCGGTTGGCCTACCTCCAGCCACTGACGACCGGGCGTCTGACTCAAGCGATACGCCTCGACCCCGGCAACTACGAGGCCCGTGTGCTCATGGGCGGGGTGCTGGCCCGGGCTGGCCAGTGCGAGCAGGCACTCGCGATGCTCCGCCAGGCCAACCACCTGCTGCCGCATGCCGAGGCGCCGATGCGGATGTGGTCCCGGTGCGGTCAGCAGATGCCGGGCCAGGAGCTGTCAGCTCGCCAGTCCAATGAAGACAGCAACGGCCAGCACCGTGCGAGCCGAGGAGGGGTTCAAGACGTTGTCACCCAATCCGTGGAAGGCAAGGACCTGCCTCGAAGCCGACTCCCTCGGGCAGGTTCTGGGAGCCAGCCGGACGGTCAAAGTCAGGATGAGCCGTTTGAAGTGCTCGGGTCCCAGGAATGCGGCATGGGTCGCGACGCGGGTGCCCGTGCTCGAGGCGAGCAACGAGATGTTCTCGGCGGGGACTCCCAGCTCATCGGTCAAGTACCGCCTTCCATCCTGCCTATGCTCGGCCCATGACCATGCAGCAAAGGACTTCCGCGAGGTCCACTCGCTCGGACGGGTCCCGGCGCTGCGCACCGACGATGGCGACATCCTCACGGAGAACGCAGCCATCCTGCAGCACGTGGCGGAGGTGTTCCCCAAGGCGAACCTCGCGCCCACGGACAGCAGGGGCCGTGCACGGCTGCAGCAGTGGCTGTGCTTCATCGGGACCGAGCTGCACAAGGCGCTCTTCGTGCCGCTCCTCGAGGAGAAGGCGCCCGAGGCCGCGAAGGCCTACGCGCTGGAGAAGGGCGCCTCATGGCTCGACTTCCTGGAGAAGCCTCTGACCGGGCGCGAGTTCCTGCTCGACCGCTTCAGCGTCGCCGACGCGTACCTGTTCACGGTGCTGAACTGGTGCGTGGTGACGCCTGTCGACCTGGAGAAGTGGCCGGCCATCAACGCCTACGTCGCGCGCCTCCGGGAGCGGCCGAGCATCGTGACGGCCTTCGCGGAGGAGGCGAAGCTCTACGCGGAGGAGCTGAAGCGGCACCAGGCCGCTGCGTGAGCCTTCCACGGCAGGCGGGTATCAGCGC
This is a stretch of genomic DNA from Pyxidicoccus trucidator. It encodes these proteins:
- the pyk gene encoding pyruvate kinase, which codes for MRRAKIVCTLGPASQSQEMLEALLENGMDVARLNFSHGSHEQHAENIAKLRAASLKVRKAVGILGDLQGPKIRTGRFVKGSTELKEGGTFLITTDETVPGTDEIVSTTYPFLAADVNPGDRILLDDGLLELKVLETDKQKLIKTQVIHGGALKNNKGINLPGVAVRADALTPKDREDLVFGLKAGVDFIALSFVRQPSDLDAARQAMAEVGRTVPIISKLEKPEAIARLDAILDKTDGVMVARGDLGVEIPPEEVPAVQKDIIRRSNLRGLPVIVATQMLNSMIDNPRPTRAEASDVANAVFDGADAVMLSGETASGKFPIESVQMMERIILAAESSARVQPPARYIEAPLGLPQHFPDVIARVACEAARASGASLIAAFTLSGVTARLLAHYRPPVPIVAFSPNQEVRRRLALLWGVVPRVLEPIQETEAMVRRVEEELIARGLGRKGDRIVIVFGAPVGQPGKINSLRLHTIG
- a CDS encoding GAF and HD-GYP domain-containing protein translates to MLSQPAQSPTPDLSRRLAKLTSILDVAKAMSAERDLDLLLPLILFEATKVVEADRCSLFILDRERNELWSKVAQGSKSEIRLPVGSGISGQVAQTGTVINIPDAYSDPRFNRSFDVSSGYQTKTILCVPMRDANGEVTGVIQALNKLDGGSFNAEDEELLLALGAQAAGAIENALLHEEINRLFEGFVSASVVAIEARDPTTAGHSGRVADLTVTLAQALEHLSTGPHAHVRFSAVELQELRYASLLHDFGKVGVREPVLVKAEKLYPHELEGLRARFQLARKDLQLQSYRRRLEAVKVRGDKNLPEIEGEEQERLITELKQLDEVFDFILTCNRPTVLAQGGFERLHELGQLRFDDANGQAQPLLLPREIQSLSITRGTLSPEERREIESHVEHTYRFLSQIPWTRTLRRVPEIAYAHHEKMDGTGYPRAEKAIPIQSRMMSISDIYDALTASDRPYKKAVPHTLALDILKREADSGQLDKALFTVFVEAEIPRRALHDKKQA
- the rpe gene encoding ribulose-phosphate 3-epimerase, which codes for MSRRPVRISPSLLSCDFGRLAEEVRAIEAAGADWIHVDVMDGRFVPNITIGPVVVEAIKRVATKPLDVHLMIVEPERYVEAFAKAGADVMTVHTEASPHLHRTLQQIRKAGAKPSVVLNPGTPLSAIEEVLGDVDMVLVMSVNPGFGGQSFIESTVDKVRRLRAMFDARGLDTDIEVDGGINAETAKRVVDAGATVLVAGSYVFGAKDYAQAIRSLRP
- a CDS encoding response regulator encodes the protein MASPPVVLISDDEPLIVSALAREGKRSGLTCISDTTSERVLELARQHRPAVIILDINQHQDGRDLLAQLKQDPATRDCKVIILSGVEDQFTRHVCFELGADDYEVKPFDPTFMTRVARLATAVVRARA
- a CDS encoding transposase, producing MASVLRYRACPGVPGGSKASALFISSKKVRQTLEQLRGRVVLHFLPPYCPPANRIERVWLDLHANVTRNHRCRTMNQLMGRVHAYLAARNVQRRASPFLRRAELKHAA
- a CDS encoding S9 family peptidase, which gives rise to MPVTASGDGRWQLEKISRADDFELRVVSRATGATVASTRSPDTQLALSFCPKGQTVAFLACSGGDRRFVLYLLDIGTGRVTSAQTPVTRSAASPIRWSPDGQRLLYTVTSGHSQTVVFHLQSGQWQRLGPPMTTRSEPAWSPDGRQIALVGAEQPGALALVSLDPPAIQTLHVAERCELRQVSWRPDGQALAATLRREADEYSSLVEVDLRTGSQTVVAQVPGDVSEPRYLGSSELLFRVSSGGDARLMSARTDTQTLRPLGPASGVVNMRSGATEGGRVFAVHVGRTSPPALLEVSSGQEPVVVARATSAWVSPCTDVEIRARDGLGLPATLWRSGTQAVSRPAALVVVHGGPRLQELPVWDARVQVLLRAGCHVLNLNYRGSTGYGARFERAGNDQERTLDVLAARDYCVAQLGVPRERVVLLGTSYGTSLVAAALAAEPDCCGAAVLVSTVSLAHIARRPLRALPRLVAFHGANDNVLAPARARREIEECLGPEALSREGSWSVFEHEGHHFHRLRSWSQVYSAIPALLGQVAAERA
- a CDS encoding N-acetylmuramoyl-L-alanine amidase family protein → MLLGLALLAGCAEPVRSTPHTESPALPMEVTPPPSLEAPARAWPAPGAPLTKLAVTVPRGFRQKRIYLDAGHGAPGNTGNRSVLCEDEQDFTLRVGLELQRRLEATGLFVVRLSRDAPGQRVDYPSRVAAAEAWEAHAFVSLHSDARGQAQRWQATPERQCPRQDATPGYSVLWSDEGAEPLKTHRASLARALARHMKAAGFRPYDGADYTGLYDGDAAQPGVFVDRHVPERRVMVLRRPRIPSVIIETYHALDYEENERWKEERTLDAFAAAVAQGLVEALAIPPPAPATTARP
- a CDS encoding DDE-type integrase/transposase/recombinase; protein product: MASEASFYRVLRQEGQLAHRGHAKAPMPRPKAEHTATGPGQVWSWDITYLKGPVKGAFLYLYLVVDVFSRRIMGFAVHEEESSTRATGRRQAPGADTEAVGSGMHPADAHMRPAFSNPSCHPS